GCCGTGCGTGAGGAGCAGGAAGCCCGCCTGAAGGAGTTGCGTGCCGAGCGTGACGAGGCCGCCGTACAGAAGGCGCTGGCTGACATCACCGAGTGCGTCCGGACGAAGAAGGGCAACCTGCTGGCATTGGCCGTTAAGGCCGCCGGACTGCGCGCTTCGCTGGGTGAAATCTCCGACGCGTGCGAGGCCGTAGTGGGACGTTATAAAGCAATCATTAGAACCATATCAGGCGTGTATTCATCAGAGACAAAGAACGACAGCGACTTCCAGCGTGCCTGCGAATTGGCCGAGAAGTTCGCCAAGAAGGAAGGCCGTCAGCCGCGTATCATGATCGCCAAGATGGGCCAGGACGGACACGACCGCGGCGCCAAAGTCGTAGCCACGGGCTATGCCGACTGCGGTTTCGACGTGGACATGGGTCCGCTCTTCCAGACGCCGGCCGAGGCTGCGCGTGAGGCGGTCGAAAACGACGTGCATGTGCTCGGCGTATCGTCGCTGGCTGCAGGTCATAAGACGCTCGTGCCGCAGGTGATCGAAGAGCTGAAGAAGCTCGGCCGTCCGGATATCCTCGTGATCGCCGGCGGTGTGATCCCCGCGCAGGACTACGACTTCCTCTACAAGGCCGGTGTGGCCGCCATCTATGGCCCCGGAACCTCCGTGGCCAAGGCTGCCTGCCAGATTCTGGAGATCCTCTTAGGGGAAGAGAATAAGTAAACGGCATCGGCGCAGAAAATGCGCTGAAGGTGGAGTCGAGGGGGGAGCGCCCTCTCTCCTCTCCCCACGCTCCACGACTATAACGAAACAGGGACGAACCCCCGCGATGGGATGTTCGCCCCTGTTTTCTTTTTGTATGCGGCGCCCCAACCGCCCGGGGGGGGACGCGCGCAATCAATTACTCCTCCGGCAGACGGATATCCGGATCGCCACCCGTACCGCCGCCTTCAGGCTTCTTGCCGCCGCCCTCTTCGGGCTTCTTCGGATCGGGCTTTTTAGGCCCCTCCTCCGGGTGCTTGATGTCCGGCTTATCGTCGGGCTTGGGCGTGTTCGGCTTAGGCTCCTTGGGCAGCTTGGGATCCTTCGGATCCTTGGGCTTGCGTTGCGCAGCCTTCATGCGATGCGTCGTCTTGTAGGCCGCCGTGGTCTTGTTCAGCTCTTTGATCAAGTTGGCGATGGCCTTGCGATCCTCGTCGGTGGCGGCATAGAGGAAGGCCGCCTCGATGTAGCAGCAGACCGTCTCGTAGGCCGCATCCGTCTCCGCCCGTACGACTCTCGAGTTGGGCAGATCACCCTCGGGCGACTCCACGCGGCGCTCGGCTCGCAGGTTGATAAACTCCGTGTTCAGCGCCCCCAGTCGGGTGACGGCGTCGGTCAGTCCGAGGGCGGTCACGTCAGTCGTCTGCTTGCTCAGATCCTCCAGCAGTCCGCGGATGTTGGCCGTCTCTTCGTCAAAAGCGGCGATCTGCGAACCCCCGTAAGGCTTCAAGGTGCGTGCGATACGTTCCGCTGCTTCGGCCACCGCTTCGGTGGGGGAGAGCCTCTGGCTGCGCACCGAGGTGAAGATGAAGGTCAACACCTTATCGCGCTTCTTGTCGGCCTCCTCCAACCGCTTGGTGTAAGCCGATTCCGTCACTGTTTTGTTGACCTGAATCTCTTTCTCACGCCTGCCGTCCCAGGCCGCCATCAGCCCAGCGGGCAGCTTCAGCTTCGTCTGGTCAAAAGCCTTGACCCGCGCATACTGTTCGTTCTGGTACTCTACATGCAACGATAGGGTGAAAATCCCGCTGTTGCTTGGCTCAATTTTCTCGACCCATGGAAGGTCCTTACTGTTCTCATTCATTTCCTATAGATTATTAGTGTATCTCTTTCTGTTTATCGGATAGGTGACCCGTCATGCGACATTTTGGGAAGCCTGCGTGCCAGCGGCGCCGTCATGCGACATTTTGGAGAGCCTGCGTGCCAGCGACGCCGTCATGCGACATTTTGGGAAGCCTGTGTGCCAGCGGCGCCGTCATGCGACATTTTGGGAAGCCTGCGTGCCAGCGGCGCCGTCATGCGACATTTTGGTGAGCCTGCGTGCCAGCGGCCCCGTCATGCGACATTTAGGGAAGCCTGCGTGCCAGCGGCGCCGTCATGCGACATTTTGGGAAGCCTGCGTGCCAGCGGCGCCGTCATGCGACATTTTGGAGAGCCTGCGTGCCAGCGGCGCCGTCATGCGACATTTTGGGAAGCCTGCGTGCCAGCGGCCCCGTCATGCGACATTTCGGGAAGCCTGCGTGCCAGCGGCCCCGTCATGCGACATTTTGACGCCACCTTCGACCCAGCAACCCTGTCAAGCGACTTTTTGCGGTGAATCCTATCCGACTTAGCGAGGGCAAAGGTAGGCGTGTAGAGCTGGAATGGCAACAGGAGTGCGTTATCCGTTTTTGAGGAATCGAAGCGGGAAAATCGCGCTGATGGCCCCGTTTTTCCCTAATATCCACCACGCATGACGCTGGAGATCCGTGAAAAAACGTAGCCGCTGGCGAAGGCGAAATCTTTTCCGCCCCTTTGCGGCGCATTTACGCTTGAACATGGCCCAACTATCAAACAAAAGAGTGCCCCCCGTGAACGGGTAAACTCGACCGTAATAACTAAAACGACGATAAAAGCGCTGGCGCCCCGAACAGAGGCGTCAGGGCAGATTCCAAATCAATAAAGTGTTACAAAATGAAGAAGAGAAGAATTTCTGGTAGGACGTTCGCTATGGCCCTTGCGGCCACGACGTTTTTTGCAGCACCATCCCACGACGCTTGGGCCTCCAGCCCGGACGCCAGTGGCCGGAATGGAGAGGCCAGCCTTCGGGCACCGCTATCCAACCCCGCAGTATCCGATGGTGATCTGCTTGGCACCTGGACCATCAACCGGGTGAAGGTCAAAAAGACCGTCGACGGTGTCTCCTCCGAGCGCACCTATTCGGCCGGTCAGAAGGTGGAGTCGTTCATCCCTTGCCCTCAGAGATGGAGGATGATGAATAGCAAGGAGTTGGAAATGTATTTTGAGGATGGGCGGAAAGAAGTGCTTGAGTATAAGTTGGGAGACGGACAGTTCTCCATCAACAGCTTGGGCGCCATTTTTGACTATTCGTATAGCGTGAATGGGAATACGATGACCTTAACGTCGATCTTTAAGTACGGCAAAGAGGAAGAACAATTGATCGTGGATTTGAAAAAGCAAAATTGATCGGAGTATGAAGCGAATAATTACACTATTCCTCCTCTTGGTATTTGCGTGTTCTCTTGGTGCGCAAGTCGAGACGCGAGGGTCTGATTTCTGGATTACGTTCGGTAATAATGCAAACGCCCCATCGAATGGCGTATATCTGCAGTTGCGAATCGTAGCCAAACAAGCGGTAACGGGTCGGATTACGTTTACGGAGAACAACAAGGTTGTTCCCTTCTCAATCTCAGATAATGACGCGTTCAATTACACCCTGACTCAAGAGGATAGAGCTGCCTCCTACTCCCTTGAAACGAGGATAAGCAGCAAGTCTATCCGAATCCAAACGGACAATGATATTCCCGTGACGGTGTATGCCTTTAATACCTATGCGGCATTGGCTGATGCGACGAATTTGTTGCCTGTCCCCACACTGGGAAGCGATTATTATCATTTGGGGCGAGCTGCTGTTAATAGTAATTTTACTGACAACTACATGGTTGTAGCCACTCAGGATAACACGATCGTCTACGAGAATGGAAATGATGTGGCACACCTTTCAAAAGGGCAAGTCTATTTCAGACGAGCTGATAACATGAGCCAAGATTTGAGTGGACGTCACATCACCTCAAA
The sequence above is drawn from the Tannerella serpentiformis genome and encodes:
- a CDS encoding DUF6261 family protein — protein: MNENSKDLPWVEKIEPSNSGIFTLSLHVEYQNEQYARVKAFDQTKLKLPAGLMAAWDGRREKEIQVNKTVTESAYTKRLEEADKKRDKVLTFIFTSVRSQRLSPTEAVAEAAERIARTLKPYGGSQIAAFDEETANIRGLLEDLSKQTTDVTALGLTDAVTRLGALNTEFINLRAERRVESPEGDLPNSRVVRAETDAAYETVCCYIEAAFLYAATDEDRKAIANLIKELNKTTAAYKTTHRMKAAQRKPKDPKDPKLPKEPKPNTPKPDDKPDIKHPEEGPKKPDPKKPEEGGGKKPEGGGTGGDPDIRLPEE